The Leptotrichia trevisanii DSM 22070 DNA window ATCAGTCATAATTGAAATTCCTTTCATTTTAGTTTTTAATCAAGATAACTGTTCTTGTAATATTTATAATACGAAGATCTACTTATTTGCATAAACCTGCAAAAACTTTTTACACTTATTTCCTTATTCCGTACTCGCTTTAACATATCCTGTTCTTCTTTTGAAAGATTTAAAACTTTGATTGGCCGTCCAATTACATTTCCAGTTTTCCTGCTATATCTTTTCCCTGATTTTCCAAGCGGCATATTTTTAATTCCATCATTTATTCTTTCAATTAAAATGCTCCGCTCTCTTTCAGCCAAATATATCAGGAGAGGAATCACAACAACATTTACAATTTCATCTTTTCTATCATTCACATTATGATTTAAAAGTTCCTGATTGATTACAGCAATATTAACTTTCATATCCTTAAGCTTTGTATAAAGCTCAGTAACTTCTGTAAAATTACGCCCAAGCCTGTCAATATCTGTAACAACAAACGTATCATTTTCCCGAATTTTTGACAAAATTTTCTGCAGTTCAGCCCTCTTCATATTTTTTCCGCTCTGTATATCACAATAAACTTCGTCACAGCCAGCATTTTCAAGCGATGCTATCTGCCTTGTCAAATCCTGCTTTGCTGTGCTTACTCT harbors:
- a CDS encoding recombinase family protein, whose amino-acid sequence is MKFGYARVSTAKQDLTRQIASLENAGCDEVYCDIQSGKNMKRAELQKILSKIRENDTFVVTDIDRLGRNFTEVTELYTKLKDMKVNIAVINQELLNHNVNDRKDEIVNVVVIPLLIYLAERERSILIERINDGIKNMPLGKSGKRYSRKTGNVIGRPIKVLNLSKEEQDMLKRVRNKEISVKSFCRFMQISRSSYYKYYKNSYLD